CCTGTTCACCAGCGCGCGCGGCGACAGCCTGCAATGCGTCGTGCTGCCGGTCGGGCAGGCGGCGCCAATGGCGGTGCGCGCCGAGCCTCCCGCGGGCCGCTGGCCGGCATGGCTGCCGCTGGGCCGGCGCCCGCAGGCGCCGCTGGCCGTGGCGGGCGCGACCGACACGCTGCGCGCCGACGTGCTGCTGCTGGCCTGTTCGTCGCAGGACCCGCCGGACGCCTGGAGCGGGCTGCTGCAACAGGGCGCCTGGCCCGCGCTGCTGCTGGCCGGCGCGGGTTGCGAGTCGGCCTGTGCCGCGCTGCTGCGGCGCGCGCCGGCCGGCGGCGAGACCCTGCCGCTGGCGGCGCTGCCGACCTGGCGCGAGGACAGCCGGCTGCGCGCCGCCATCGAGCGCCTGCTGCCGCCGTACAAGGCGGCCGGCGCGCAGCGCCTGTGGTCGGTCTGGGAGGAACGCGCCCATGCCCGCCATGTCGAGTCGATGCGGCTGCTGGCCGCGGAAGTGGCGCAGGCGGCGCGCGACAGCGCGGAGCTGAACACCCGGCCCACCGGCATGCGCCAGCTGGTGGTGCGCGAGGAGCGCGAAGCCGGCCAGGCGGCCCGGCGGCAAGCCATGGCCGCGCTGCTGGGGCGCGTGCGCGAGCGCCAGGCCGGCGGCGACGCGCGACTGCGCGCGTTGCACGGGGTGGAGGGCGGGGGCGGGTCGCCGCTCGAGGCGCACGACCTGCCGGAGCGGTTCCGCATCGAGCAATCGGTGCACGAGCCCCAGGCCGGGCTGGCCGGGGCGGCGAGCGGCGCCGCGATGGGGGCCGCGGTCGACCTGATGACCGGCGGCCTCACGCTCGGCGCGGCGAGCGCGCTCGGCGCACTGGTGGGCGGCGGCGCCGCGCTGGTGGCGGCCGCCTGGAAGAACCGGGGCTCGCAGACGCCGGGCGGGTCCAGCGTGGCGCTGAGCGACGAGATGCTGCAGGCGCTGGTGGCCGCGGTGCTGCTGCGCTACCTGGACGCAGCGCACCGCGGCCGCGCCCTCGCCGAGCCTGACTTGTGGCGGACGAGGGCCGAGGCCGCGGTCACCGGTGAGCTGGCGGCGCTGCAGGCGCTCTGGCCACGGCTGCGAACCGAGGCCGCCGAGGGGGACGCCGTGGCGTCCCTCGCGAACTTGCTGGAGCGGCTCAGCCTGCGGGTGCTGGGCGAGCTGGGTGGCGGCTGACGCCGGCCGTCACGGCTTGCGCACGATCTGGTCGACGCCTTCCTTCACGTCGCCGACCTTCTTCTGCACCTTGCCCTGCTGTTCGCGGGCATGCCCCTTGGCCTCCTGCTCGCGGTCGCCGGTCGCCCGGCCGAGCCGTTCCTGGGCCTCGCCGGCGACTTCCTTCAGCTTGCCCTTGACCTGGTCCTTCTTCATCTCGAACTCCTTGGTGAATGAGGATGCGCACAAGGTAGGCCGCAGCGCGCGCGCTGCAAGCAAGAACAGGGCGGACGAACGCGTCCGTGCAGGCCTACACGATCCGCTCAGCGGGGGCTGCCCGCTTCCACCGTTTCCCGGATCCAGCGCACCGCCTCCTCGGCCGAGGCCATGGGCGCCCCCAGGTGGTCGGCGCGCGGCTCGTACAGGCGGTTGGCCGGGTGCGGCGGCAGGCCTTGCCACAGTTCGCGCCTGACCTTGCGCAGGTTGGCCAGGTCGCGTGTCGGCACCACCAGCAGCACCGGCGTGCCCGGCCGCAGGCGGCGCCACACGGCCTGCCAGTTCATCG
The sequence above is a segment of the Ramlibacter tataouinensis genome. Coding sequences within it:
- a CDS encoding DUF3482 domain-containing protein, with the translated sequence MHSATPPTEPIHVNEAQARRIVLVQALDAADPHGKLVGAAEREQADREALAATGDPARGEALDARAWVLERASRLAGLLEHRQPRLAALQRPPHWMAWLAWGLPMLALVAGGLIERIDNPKQVNLLSPPLLAFLLWNLAVYLFIAVAAFWPPRAAAGPGRWARHLEALAERPRGGVAQQVANRFRLQWWRVAGALEGQRWRRILHTSAAAWAVGVAASIALGGLVREYRIGWESTLLELPQVHAFLQFLFAPVVAVTGMEPFSLDELARLHFGSGEGVGRAEARRWVFLYMGLLGLLVVLPRALLALWAALRQRWLAGSIALDLGDAYFTPLLGRVRPARVLLAIGRAAADGADPLQTILRQASGGVLPARPGEPFTLFTSARGDSLQCVVLPVGQAAPMAVRAEPPAGRWPAWLPLGRRPQAPLAVAGATDTLRADVLLLACSSQDPPDAWSGLLQQGAWPALLLAGAGCESACAALLRRAPAGGETLPLAALPTWREDSRLRAAIERLLPPYKAAGAQRLWSVWEERAHARHVESMRLLAAEVAQAARDSAELNTRPTGMRQLVVREEREAGQAARRQAMAALLGRVRERQAGGDARLRALHGVEGGGGSPLEAHDLPERFRIEQSVHEPQAGLAGAASGAAMGAAVDLMTGGLTLGAASALGALVGGGAALVAAAWKNRGSQTPGGSSVALSDEMLQALVAAVLLRYLDAAHRGRALAEPDLWRTRAEAAVTGELAALQALWPRLRTEAAEGDAVASLANLLERLSLRVLGELGGG
- a CDS encoding CsbD family protein, yielding MKKDQVKGKLKEVAGEAQERLGRATGDREQEAKGHAREQQGKVQKKVGDVKEGVDQIVRKP